Below is a window of Candidatus Hydrogenedens sp. DNA.
TTGTCCGTGTTTTGCCAGAAGGACAGTTTCCTGAGATTAATTATGTGCGTAATTCCAATTTTTGTGATATAGGTTGGATGTATGATTCACGGACGGGAAATATTATTATTGTAAGTGCAATAGATAATCTTGTAGGTGGAACAGCGGGCATGGGCTTACAATGTTTGAATGTTAGATTTGGTTTTTCTGAAGATACAGGGCTTCGTCTTCCGGGGATGATGCCGTAGAAATAAAAATATTAAACAATTTGTATATGGAGAGTTATACAATGCATATTGTACCGATAGATGGTGGTGTATGTGCGAGTTTGGGATTTGAATCCTCTGCAGTTTCGGCAGGGATTAAAAATCCTGAACAAAAACGTTTAGATTGTGCCTTAGTAGTTTCTAAAAGCGACGCACATGTGGCGGGGACATTTACTACGAATCGTGTAAAGGCGGAACCTGTATTGTGGTGTCAAAAAGTGTGTGAAAATGGTGTGGCACGTGCAGTGTTTATAAATAGTGGCAATGCAAATGCGTGTACAGGTAAACAAGGGAAGAGGGATGTTGAGACGATAGCAGAACAATTAGCGAGTTTGTTGCATCTTCCAAAAGAACATATTCTTGTGATGAGTACTGGCGTTATTGGAGTTCCTTTGCCAATGGATAGAATTCGGAAAGGCATTGAAGAATGTGTCCGTTCTCTGTCAGTAGAGAATCATTTAAATTCGGCTAAAGCGATAATGACTACTGATACGGTACCGAAAGAATATGCAGTTGCTGTTCAATTATCTAAAGGAATAGTACATATTGGAGGGATGGCAAAAGGTGCAGGAATGATTTGCCCGAATATGGCAACGATGTTATCAGTAATAACAACAGATGCGAAGATATCGCAACAGCAATTAAAATCGCTTCTTTTACGTGCAGTGAATAAATCGTTTAATTGTATATCTGTTGATAACGATATGAGCACAAATGATTCTGTTGTTTTACTGGCAAATGGTGCATCGTCTATTTCGGTTGAAGAAGGTTCTGAGGATGAAACTATTTTTTATAATGGATTGCTTCAGGTGTGTGTATGGTTAGCCCGTAGTATTGTTTTGGATGGTGAAGGGGCAACAAAAATTGTAGAAGTGAACGTTATGGGTGCTGATACAGAAGAAAATGCCCGTAAGGTAGCGAAGGCAGTATCTGTATCCCAATTATGTAAGACAGCATTTTTTGGTGGTGACCCTAATTGGGGACGGATTCTCTGTGCAGTAGGATATAGTGGTGTGCCTGTTATTCCCGAAAAAATAGTGTTATGGATTGGAGATGTAAAGGTGTTTGAACAGGGACTTCCTGCTCAATATGAGGAGACAATGGTTGCTGAAATTATGAAGAATAAAGAATTTTCAGTCTGTATAGATTTGGGATTAGGAACGGAAGAAGTATGTTATTGGACTTCCGATTTGAGTTATGATTATGTAAAGATAAATGCTGATTATAGAACATAGTTAGATAAGGAAAAACCATGCAAAAGATTATTGAAAAAGCTGGGATATTAGTCGAGGCTTTGCCGTATATCCGTGAATTTTTTGGTAAGACGGTTGTAATAAAATATGGTGGTGCGGCTATGCTTGATGAGCGACTACGGCAAAGTACTGCAGAGGATATTGTGTTGATGAAGTATGTAGGGATGAACCCTATTATTGTACATGGTGGTGGTCCTTCTATAAATGTGATGTTAAAGGACCTTGGAATAACACCACAATTTAATCCACAAGGATTACGAATTACAGACGAAAAGACAATGAATGTCGTAGAGATGGTTCTAGGGGGGACGGTGAATAAGGATATTGTCGCTTTAATAAATAAGGCGGGAGGTTCTGCCGTTGGGATTTGTGGAAAGGATGGTCCAATTATTTATGCAGTAAAAAAATATGCAGATGATGGGACTGATATTGGGCAGGTAGGAAGAATAACACGTATCGAGACCAAGTTGATACAAGTTCTATGTGAAGCAGGTTTTATTCCTGTTATTGCACCATTAGCAACAGATGAATGGGGAAATGTCTGGAATGTAAATGCGGATACAGTGGCAGGGGATATTGCTTCCGCTTTGCGAGCAGAAAAATTGGTATTCTTAACGGACACCCCAGGATTGTTGAGAGACCCATCAAATCCAGATACATTAATACACCAGTTAGCTTCCAGTGAAATACATCGTTTAAAAGAAGAAAAAGTTATTACAGGTGGAATGCTTCCCAAGATAGAAGCATGTTTGAAAGCATTAGATAGTGGTGTTCGCAAAACGCATATAATTGATGGACGTATCCCACACAGTTTGCTTCTGGAGATTTTTACTCGGGAAGGATTGGGAACGCTTGTATATCTTTCCTGATAATTTTGCAAGAATTTTGTGGAGTAAAGAAAATATTTTGAAAGGAGAACTAAACAATGCCAATGGACCCTCTTGAAATTATGTTTAAAGGTGGAATTCTCATGTGGCCTATCATGCTTTGTTCGGTGATAGGTGTATGTATTATTATTGAGCGTTTTTGGTTCCTGCGTAGAGCTGGAATTGATACCAGTGAATTTATGGATACCATTCGCCAGATATTGAGACAGAACCGTATTCAAGATGCTATAGATACGTGTAATCGAGTTGATGCCCCTGTGGCACGAATATTAAAAGCAGGAATCATGAGGTATAAAAAATCGAAAGATGAGATACGGGAAGCCATCGAGGATGCGGGACAAATGGAAATACCCCGATTGGAACGATATTTATCTGCTTTAGCCACGTGTGCAAGTATAGCTCCGTTGTTGGGATTGCTTGGGACGGTGCAAGGAATGATTAAATGTTTTGCAGCAATTCAAAATAAGAGAGGGCAGGTAAATCCTTCAGACCTTGCGGAAGGTATATCAAATGCATTGATTACAACAGCTGCAGGTCTTACTGTTGCGATACCGTTATTGGTTTTTTATAACTACTTTGTATCGCGGGTAGATAACATGATTGTAGAAATGGAAATTAGTTCTTCTGAATTGGTGGATTTATTAACACGGCATCAGGGGGATAAGGAGATTTAACCATGAAATTTAAACGAGCATCAGATAAAAGTAAGTTAATAAAGGCAACAATTGATTTAACGCCTCTTATTGATGTTGTTTTTCAATTGTTACTCTTTTTCATGTTAACTTCAACATTTGTGGTTCAGGCATCTATTCCTGTGGAGTTATCGAAAAGTGACTCATCCGAGCAATTGGAGCAGAAAGATGCAACTGTTACTTTAGCCTTTGGAGAAGGTGGTCCAGATAATCAAGGGGAAATATATTATACAGAGGATAGTGAAGTTCCAATTAAAAGTTGGCATGAATTGACGCGGGCTTTGGAGAACTTTTATGAACGGAGGCCCGAGGGACTTCTTTTAATTCGTCCTGACCGTCGTGTCCCTACAGAACGACTGGTCAAAGTTCTTGGCATTGCAAATTCGGTAGGCATAAAGCATTACGGAATTGCTGCTATACCAGCAACATCCGAAACAACACAATAAGAAAAGATAGGTATTATGAAAAAGAGGCGCACGCGAAAATCCGTGCGCAAGCACGAGAAAGACTATAAATATGATGAAGAGCATGATGGGACATTTGTAGTTCCTAAAATCTCGGAGGATTTTATTCCTAAACAATATGAAAAGGAGGGGTGGGAATATCGTATTTCGTCGACGCCACAGGGGGATTTACTAATTCAACTAAAGAAGGATCGAAGTCGCTTCATTAAAATGATACTTTTTGCTTTGATTTTACATTTATCTGCTGTGACGTTATTTAAGATTGTTGTGTATATTCCGAGGACAGATTTACAATATTTAGATATTCGTGTTATTCAAACTGATATGTCAGAAGGTTCAATTTCAGACAGGGCAGAACGTTTAAAACTATCTAATAATTTGGAAACATTTGAAAATGAAGATGCAAGTGATATAGAGGCACTCAAACAAACAAATAAATTTGAACTACCGCAATTAGAATTTGAACAGTTGGAAAAACTTAGACTTCGCAGTATGTTGACAGAAGAGGACACGTCATTAGAACCATTGATAGCGGAATACAAAGATAGTTGGGCTCAATTTGGAGAGGGGATTAATCGAATTAGAGAATCCATTAGTGCATTAAGCCCATTTGTTGGACAGGAACCAAAAGATAAGGAGTCTTTTCGAGACACTGCTTCTCCGTTAATGAAACAATCGCTGAGTAATAATTTAGAAATTATATATCGTTGGATAACCCCGCCATTTAACAGGGCTCTATTATTTGTTCCAGGATTGTTAGAAACATCTAAAGAAAACTTATCGGAGAAAGAAGGGATGTATGATTTTATGCTAACAGTATTACCGGACGGAAGTGTTTCTCAGGTATTGGATTTAAACATTACAGAAGATGAAATTTCAAAGTATATACGGGTGGAGGTGAATAAAATACGATTTGAACCATTAATTCAGGTTGATTCGCAAGAGCAAAAAGTAACAATCCGTTATCGCTTTACCAAGGTATTACCATGATAGAAATTTCAATTACAAGTGCGGTTATTATCTATTCAGTCATCATAGCGTTCGTGGGCGTTTTTTTATGGGGCTTATCTGAATTTGGTACAAGAAAAATTTATACGATGTTTAAGAACCAAAATGTATGGAAGTGTTCTTATTGTGCATTTGTTTATCTGGATACGGATGCGGAAGAAATATCTCAGTGTCCACGATGTTATAGCTACAATGTAGCTTCTTCTATAGAAATGGAGGTTAACGATGAAAGTGGAAAAGAGATGGAAATAGAACCACGCCGTAATCCATCACATAAGAAACGTCCGCATGCTCAACATCGGGGTCCACGAAGGAGAAGGTAATTATTTTTGAGCCTTAAATAAGTGAATTATCTTTTTCCATAAAGAAGGTTTCCCCTCTGGAGAAATAATCACCATATTTCTGTAATTACTGAATTCGTTTGAATCCAAAGCACCCATTATTCGTATTCCAATTGCAGTGATATTGTCTGTTCCCCCTTCTTTTATGGCTTTTTCAACAAGTGCAGTAATACCTGTAAGTAAATTATCTTTTTCTAATTCTTTTTGAAGTTGTCGTTCAGAAATAAAGTTGCTTAGCCCATCGGAACATAGAAGAATAATATCGCCTACTTTTACTCGAAATGCAAATAAATCGATATCTACATTTTCTTTAATCCCTAAAGCCCGTGTGATAAGATTTTTTAATGAATGGTTGCGAGCCTCTTCTTCTGTTATTAGCCCTTCTTTGAGTTGTTCTGCGACAATGGAATGGTCTTCAGTAATTTGTTTTATTGGATACTCGGGTCGGTATAGATAAATACGACTATCACCTACTTGTGCTACATAAGCAATATCTCCATGTAACACTAAAACAGAAACTGTGGTTCCCATTCCGAAGTAAGTTGGGTCATTTTCGCTTAAGTCGAAAATTGTTTGATTTGCGACATTTACAGATTGAACGAGTGTTTCAGGAATGCTTGCAAGATTTGAATTAAAGTAGGTATCACTTAGACAATTTACCGCAATCTCACTGGCATGTTCACCAGCAGCCGCTCCACCCATGCCATCGGCTACTGCGGTTAATATGCCTAATTGTTTAGTTTGTTCTGGATTATCTGACCAAGAAAATAAACAACGGTCCTCATTATTAGTTCGGCGATTCCCAATATCTGAAATCATACAGACTTCCACTGAGTTATTATTCCAACTGAATATATACCGTTCTTCACTTTTAGGACCTATTTCTTTATGAATATTATGACTGGGATTCACAGCCACGATAATATCCTTTTATTATGTTAATACTTTAATTTTACCATGTTATTAGTATTTTGTAGTATTGAAATCGTCAGTAATTTTATTTTTTAAACCTGTTGTTCGGGTACAGATAAATAAAGGTCGTTGTTTTACCTCATCATAAATTCGGGCAATATATTCACCGAGTAAGCCAATTCCAAGCAAATTAATTCCTCCAAAAAAAGAAACCGAAATTAGTTGAGAAGCCCAAGCAGTAACAGCGAGACCTGTGATTAATTTATGATATAGAGCGAAAACGATAATAATAAAACATAACAAAAGACTGCAAAAGCCAGCAAGTCGGAAAAAGAAAAGAGGCACATAGGAAAAAGAAAAGAAGGCATTCATGGCAAGTGTCCATAAGCCACGTAGTCCGACTCTGTTTTTCTTATCATATCTTGCTCTTCTTTCTACATCAATACCTGTTTGTTTAAAGCCAACCCAACTTCTTAAACCAGGAAGGTATCGATTTCGTTCGGGACATGTCTTTATGGCATCTACCACTTTTTTATCCAATAGTCCAAAATTGCCTGCGTCTAAAGGTAAATTAACTTGGGCGCTGATGGATAAGAGACGGTAAAATAACCATGCAAAAAAACGGAATAGAATGGTTTCTTTTCGATTTGTTCTTTTTGCAAAAACCACATCATATCCTTCTTGCCATAGTTTGATGAAATCTGAAAAACATTTTGGGTCATCTTGTCCATCTGAGTCCATGATGATAACACAATCTCCTTGGACATAGTGCAAGCCAGCAGTAATAGCAGAAGGTTGACCGAAGTTCCGTGCAAGATGTATCACGCCAATAATATTTTGATATTGTTCAGCTAATGAATCTGCTATTTTGCCTGTGTCATCTGTACTCCCGTCGTTGATGAGAATGATCTCTGAAAATTCTTTTAAATTAAGTTTTTCAAGAGTACTTATAATCTCAGATACAAAATGTTCGAGGTATGCTCCTTCATTATATACAGGAGCAACAATTGAGAGTTTAAAATGTTCAGGTCTGTTAGACATAGTCTATATTATGAAACAGATACAGGTGTTTTTGCTAACATTTTAACAAGTAACTCGATCGGGTTTATCCCAATTAATAATTGAATACCAATCATTATTGTAAGAATCATGATAACAAAATTAAAAGTTCGTTCTGAAATTTTATTGTGTAACCAAACCCCAAGAGCAGAGCCAATAGGAACAAATGGAATTAGAAAAATATCAAATGTTAATACAGACCAATCCACCAATCCTACTGCAATATAGAAAGGGAGTTTAGTTAAATTAATTAAGGTAAATGTCCATGCTACTGTGCCTACAAATAAACTCTTTCCCAAATTTTTTGAGAAGAGAAAAAGGCTAACAATAGGACCAGCTGCATGAGCAAGTGTTGAAGTAATACCTGCAAGAATGCCGGCAATAATTCCAACCTTAATGCCGAAACTTTTTTGTTCTACCCATTTTAATGAAAATTCACGAGCCCAGATATATAAAGCAAAAAGAATTGCGATGATTCCAACAAATTGTTTTAGGGGTTTTTCAAATTGTTGAATTCCATTTTTTCCCATATACCACCACATCATTGAGCCCAATAATATGCCTACTATAGCTGGAAGATAAATTTCTAAAATTGGTTTCCATTGTTTGTTTTTTCTATGAACATAAATAGCATTTAAGTCACATAATATTAGTATGGGTAGTAAAGTTGCGGTAACCTTGTCAGGAGGCATAACTAACATCATAAGAGGAACGGAAATAATTCCGGCTCCACCTGCAAAACCTGATTTGCTGATGCCTTGAATTAATACACCTGATGCAACAAAAATCCAAAATATAACAGATGGTATATTAGGAATAGCATATTGTGACCAAATATGTATCACGTGATAAGACTCCATTGTTTACTAAGCAAATTGTTTATTATCATAAAAAAACAAAATAAGGTTGATTATACAATAATTGTCGATGTTAATTGTCCACTTAAAGTTGTATACAAATTTGCTTATCACATATTTTTTCAGTATTATGTTTTTGGCAGAATTATGGATTTAATTAAGGATATTTTTAAGGAGATTTGTTATGTTGAACTTAGGTTACTTTCTTGAAGAAACAGCAAAGAGTTATCCAACAATTACAGCTGTGATATTGGATGACATAAAAATCACTTATGAACAGTTGAATAAATATTCAAATAGGGTAGCAAATATCTTGAAGCAAAAGGGATTGAAAAAAGGGGATAAGGTGGCGGTGATGATACCCAATCTTCCTTATTTCCCTATGATATATTATGGGATTTTGAAAGCAGGAGGAGCTGTAGTTCCTGTAAATGTGTTATATCAAAAAATGGAAATAGAGCATTATATCCGCGATTCAGAATCGGTAGCCTTTTTTGTGTATCATGGGTGTTCTGGTGAAGCAATAAAAGCTTACCAGTCGGTTGAGTCCTGTAAGCATCTTTTTATTATTCCACCAATGGGTAATATGGAAGATTTAGAAGTTGGTGAAAATTTTAATAAATCGCTTATGGAATCCAGTGAAGAATTTGATGTTGTCCAAACAATGCCAGATGATACTGCGGTGATTTTATATACATCCGGGACAACCGGTGCACCTAAAGGTGCTGAACTAACACATTTCAATATGTTTTTCAATGCGTATTATGCATCACATGAGATAGTGAGGGTAAAACCGGGGCAGGTAGCGTTGGTTGTGTTACCTTTATTTCATTCTTTCGGACAGACCTGTGTTATGAATGCAAGTATTTTACGGGGTGGAACAATGTCAATGCTTCCGAGATTTGAAACACAAAAGGCAATGGAAGTTATCTCACGCGACCGAATCAATGTTCTTGCAATGGTTCCTACAATGTATGCATTTATACTTAATGCCCCGAACTGGCAAGACTACGATTTTTCGTGTGTTCAGTTAGCTGTTTCAGGAGGTGCTGCATTACCAGCAGATATTCACCAGCGGTTTCAAGAACGATATGGGATTACTATTCTTGAAGGTTATGGTTTATCTGAGACGAGCCCTGTTGCATCATTTACAGTATTAGGAGAAGAAGTTCGTGTAGGTTCTATTGGTAAGCCTATATGGGGTGTTGATATGAGAATTATGAGAGATGATGGAACTTTTGCTGATGCAGATGAAATAGGAGAAATTGTAATACGTGGACATAATGTAATGAAAGGTTATTACAAACGACCTGAAGCAACAGCGGAAGTTATGCTGAATGGTTGGTTTCATACCGGTGATATGGGACGGACTGATAAAGATGGATATTTTTATATCGTTGACCGAAAGAAAGAATTGATTATTCGCGGGGGAATGAATATATATCCACGTGAAATTGAAGAAGTTTTATATACTCACCCTAAAGTTCTTGAAGCGGCTGTTGTGGGAATACCGGATAAATTAAGGGGGGAAGAAGTGCGAGTATATGTGTCTCCAAAAGAAGGAGAAGAAATTCATCCTGAAGAAATAATGCAATTCTTGCAGGAGAAGATAGCAAAATTTAAATGGCCAAAAGATGTTATTGTTTTACCTCAATTACCGAAAGGTCCCACTGGTAAAATTCTTAAAAGACAATTAAGAAGCATGCCTATTGTATAGAATATGATGGGGGTTTATAGATAGGTACGTAAAATTAACTTTTCTTGCTTTTGCTTTTTTTATACTTTTAATTCAATTTTGTTTATATGCTATTTGTTAGCTTGTCTTTTTAGACCCTATTAAATATGAAATTCTATGGTAATAAATAAAAGTATTTTTTAGTCCATTAATGTAAATAATAGATAAAAATAAAATAATAATTTTTAATTAAAATAAAAATATTTATTGAAAAAGTAAAAATTTTCTTGACAAATGGTATCTATATGTAGTATAAATATAGTTGGTATACCACAAAATAAACTTTTGGTATACCCTGTGTGATTTACAAATCAAATAAACCTATAAAAAGGAGAATGGAAATGGCCACAGCAAAGAAAGCCGCTGCGAAGAAGGCTCCTGCGAAAAAGGCCGCTGCGAAGAAGGCTCCTGCGAAGAAAGCAGGCTGCAAGAAGTAAGCAGGTAAATATTTGCCACTCTTTCATGCACAGGTCATAAAAATATGACCTGTGCTTTTTTGTTTAGAGCAAATTTGATAAACGAAAAAAATATTTCGTAAGATGTTAGTTTGTTATATTAAATAAATATGATGGAAAGGAATAAATTATGAAACACTTTGTATTTTTTGTTTATTTATTTTTTTGTTTTTCGGTTATTTTTAATGTTGCTTTTTTTACGGAGCAAAGTTATGCAGAAGAAACTATTAAAGTAATGACATTTAATCTTCGCTATGGAACTGCGATGGATGGAGCCAATCACTGGAACAAAAGAAAGGATGTTCTTGTGGAGGTGATTAAAAAATATGACCCAGATTTATTGGGGACACAAGAATGCCTTGATTTTCAGGCAACATATATTGCGGAGCAGATACCTTCATACTCTTATGTTGGAAGAGGTAGAGAAAAAGATGGTTCAAGTGAACAGACCGCTATATTTTATAAAAAGGATTTATGGGATGTTTTAGATACTAAATATTTCTGGATTTCTGAAACCCCTGAAGAGCCAGGTTCAAAATCTTGGGATACTGTTTGTACACGAATTGTTACATGGTTAAAATTAAAACATAAACCTTCAGGTAAGGAAATGCTTTATATCAATACTCACCTTGACCATAAAGGTGAAACTGCTCGTCAAAAAGGAGCAGAGATTATTTGTGATAGAATAAAAAAGGAAGGTATAAATTTGCCGATTATAATTACAGGCGATTTTAATGCAGTAGGTGAAAAATCAGAACCGTGGAAGATTTTTATAAATAATGGTTTTAATGATTCGTGGTTGAAAACAGATGAAAAATCAGGTCCTTTGACAACATGGTGTGGCTTTAAAGACCCGGATCTCAATTCCGATTATCGCATTGATTGGGTTTTATATCAAGGACCATTCCATCCGTTAAAATGCGAAACCGTTGTTTATAGCAAAGAAGGTAGGTATCCATCGGACCATTTCCCTGTTGTAACTGTTTTCAAATGGGATTCATAATTGTTATAATTAAGCATCTTTTTTCCCCTCTTTAATTTCATGTATTACAAATATATTAAAAATTATTATTAACTGGAGAATAAACAAGTGGCAAAAGTTAAAGTAGTTACTTTTGATTTATGGGATTGCCTTTTTGTAGATGATAGTGATGAGCCAAAGAGAGCAAAGGCAGGATTAAAGAACAAAAAAATTTCGCGACGAGAGATACTTCATAATGCATTATCAAAAATAGCACCTATTGACCGTAGTCTTGTGGACACCGCTTTTGATGTTGTAGATTCGGCCTTTCGTAAAGTATGGCATGACCAACTTGTAACGTGGACTGTGGCAGAACGAGTTTCTGTGTTATTAGAAGGGTTAGGTCGTTCTTTACCGAAGGATGTGTTTGATGGGATAGTAAAAGCTTATGAAGATATGGAAATTCAATATATGCCCGACCCTGTGCCAGGTGCAGTCGATGCATTAAAAGAATTGAGTAAACAATATAAATTATCTATTGTATCGGATGCTATTTTCACTCCTGGCAAAAATTTGAGAATTTTATTACAGGAAGCGGGTATGTATCCTTATTTCGACTATTTTGTTTTTTCTGATGAGATAGGTGTATCCAAGCCACATCCAGCTGTTTTTGAAGCGGTAGCCCGACATTTTAATATTGAATTACAAAATATTGTTCATGTAGGAGACCGTCCTCATAATGATATTTTGGGACCACAATCTGTAGGTGCAAGGGGTGTGCTTTTAACAGCAGTGAAGGAAAGACCTTTAGATGGGGCCTGTCCAGATGCTATTTGCAAGAAATATGAAGATTTGCCCCGTATTATTCAGGAAATGGATACAGAGAGTTAAATAATATTTTTTATGAACACAAAAAATAAAAAAGTAGTAAAGGAGTAGCTAATATGAGTAAAGTCCCTCGATTTCTTATAGTAGATGGCTATCCCATAAAAAGCCGAGAACAATTTGATCAGGTAGGAATGAAACTTGCTGGAATACTTTATGCAGATTTGCTTATAAAATATTTACCAGAGGCAGAATATGATATCTGGTATAGTAGTGATGAAGGTGCCGTTCCACCGACAGATGAACAATTAAGTCAATATACAGGTGTTATCTGGCCTGGATGTAATCTAACGATTTACCATGAAGATGACCCACGAGTGCAAGCACATATCCACTTGTGTCAGCGTTGTTATGAAGCAGGTATTCCTCAAATAGGAAGTTGTTGGGGGATTCAATTAGCCAATTATTCTGCAGGTGGAAAAGTGGAGCCTCATCCTAAAGGACGCGAGATGGGAATT
It encodes the following:
- a CDS encoding biopolymer transporter ExbD produces the protein MKFKRASDKSKLIKATIDLTPLIDVVFQLLLFFMLTSTFVVQASIPVELSKSDSSEQLEQKDATVTLAFGEGGPDNQGEIYYTEDSEVPIKSWHELTRALENFYERRPEGLLLIRPDRRVPTERLVKVLGIANSVGIKHYGIAAIPATSETTQ
- the argB gene encoding acetylglutamate kinase is translated as MQKIIEKAGILVEALPYIREFFGKTVVIKYGGAAMLDERLRQSTAEDIVLMKYVGMNPIIVHGGGPSINVMLKDLGITPQFNPQGLRITDEKTMNVVEMVLGGTVNKDIVALINKAGGSAVGICGKDGPIIYAVKKYADDGTDIGQVGRITRIETKLIQVLCEAGFIPVIAPLATDEWGNVWNVNADTVAGDIASALRAEKLVFLTDTPGLLRDPSNPDTLIHQLASSEIHRLKEEKVITGGMLPKIEACLKALDSGVRKTHIIDGRIPHSLLLEIFTREGLGTLVYLS
- a CDS encoding sulfite exporter TauE/SafE family protein; its protein translation is MIHIWSQYAIPNIPSVIFWIFVASGVLIQGISKSGFAGGAGIISVPLMMLVMPPDKVTATLLPILILCDLNAIYVHRKNKQWKPILEIYLPAIVGILLGSMMWWYMGKNGIQQFEKPLKQFVGIIAILFALYIWAREFSLKWVEQKSFGIKVGIIAGILAGITSTLAHAAGPIVSLFLFSKNLGKSLFVGTVAWTFTLINLTKLPFYIAVGLVDWSVLTFDIFLIPFVPIGSALGVWLHNKISERTFNFVIMILTIMIGIQLLIGINPIELLVKMLAKTPVSVS
- a CDS encoding long-chain fatty acid--CoA ligase, whose amino-acid sequence is MLNLGYFLEETAKSYPTITAVILDDIKITYEQLNKYSNRVANILKQKGLKKGDKVAVMIPNLPYFPMIYYGILKAGGAVVPVNVLYQKMEIEHYIRDSESVAFFVYHGCSGEAIKAYQSVESCKHLFIIPPMGNMEDLEVGENFNKSLMESSEEFDVVQTMPDDTAVILYTSGTTGAPKGAELTHFNMFFNAYYASHEIVRVKPGQVALVVLPLFHSFGQTCVMNASILRGGTMSMLPRFETQKAMEVISRDRINVLAMVPTMYAFILNAPNWQDYDFSCVQLAVSGGAALPADIHQRFQERYGITILEGYGLSETSPVASFTVLGEEVRVGSIGKPIWGVDMRIMRDDGTFADADEIGEIVIRGHNVMKGYYKRPEATAEVMLNGWFHTGDMGRTDKDGYFYIVDRKKELIIRGGMNIYPREIEEVLYTHPKVLEAAVVGIPDKLRGEEVRVYVSPKEGEEIHPEEIMQFLQEKIAKFKWPKDVIVLPQLPKGPTGKILKRQLRSMPIV
- the argJ gene encoding bifunctional glutamate N-acetyltransferase/amino-acid acetyltransferase ArgJ, whose translation is MHIVPIDGGVCASLGFESSAVSAGIKNPEQKRLDCALVVSKSDAHVAGTFTTNRVKAEPVLWCQKVCENGVARAVFINSGNANACTGKQGKRDVETIAEQLASLLHLPKEHILVMSTGVIGVPLPMDRIRKGIEECVRSLSVENHLNSAKAIMTTDTVPKEYAVAVQLSKGIVHIGGMAKGAGMICPNMATMLSVITTDAKISQQQLKSLLLRAVNKSFNCISVDNDMSTNDSVVLLANGASSISVEEGSEDETIFYNGLLQVCVWLARSIVLDGEGATKIVEVNVMGADTEENARKVAKAVSVSQLCKTAFFGGDPNWGRILCAVGYSGVPVIPEKIVLWIGDVKVFEQGLPAQYEETMVAEIMKNKEFSVCIDLGLGTEEVCYWTSDLSYDYVKINADYRT
- a CDS encoding glycosyltransferase family 2 protein; protein product: MSNRPEHFKLSIVAPVYNEGAYLEHFVSEIISTLEKLNLKEFSEIILINDGSTDDTGKIADSLAEQYQNIIGVIHLARNFGQPSAITAGLHYVQGDCVIIMDSDGQDDPKCFSDFIKLWQEGYDVVFAKRTNRKETILFRFFAWLFYRLLSISAQVNLPLDAGNFGLLDKKVVDAIKTCPERNRYLPGLRSWVGFKQTGIDVERRARYDKKNRVGLRGLWTLAMNAFFSFSYVPLFFFRLAGFCSLLLCFIIIVFALYHKLITGLAVTAWASQLISVSFFGGINLLGIGLLGEYIARIYDEVKQRPLFICTRTTGLKNKITDDFNTTKY
- a CDS encoding MotA/TolQ/ExbB proton channel family protein — protein: MPMDPLEIMFKGGILMWPIMLCSVIGVCIIIERFWFLRRAGIDTSEFMDTIRQILRQNRIQDAIDTCNRVDAPVARILKAGIMRYKKSKDEIREAIEDAGQMEIPRLERYLSALATCASIAPLLGLLGTVQGMIKCFAAIQNKRGQVNPSDLAEGISNALITTAAGLTVAIPLLVFYNYFVSRVDNMIVEMEISSSELVDLLTRHQGDKEI
- a CDS encoding Stp1/IreP family PP2C-type Ser/Thr phosphatase — translated: MAVNPSHNIHKEIGPKSEERYIFSWNNNSVEVCMISDIGNRRTNNEDRCLFSWSDNPEQTKQLGILTAVADGMGGAAAGEHASEIAVNCLSDTYFNSNLASIPETLVQSVNVANQTIFDLSENDPTYFGMGTTVSVLVLHGDIAYVAQVGDSRIYLYRPEYPIKQITEDHSIVAEQLKEGLITEEEARNHSLKNLITRALGIKENVDIDLFAFRVKVGDIILLCSDGLSNFISERQLQKELEKDNLLTGITALVEKAIKEGGTDNITAIGIRIMGALDSNEFSNYRNMVIISPEGKPSLWKKIIHLFKAQK
- a CDS encoding HAD family hydrolase codes for the protein MAKVKVVTFDLWDCLFVDDSDEPKRAKAGLKNKKISRREILHNALSKIAPIDRSLVDTAFDVVDSAFRKVWHDQLVTWTVAERVSVLLEGLGRSLPKDVFDGIVKAYEDMEIQYMPDPVPGAVDALKELSKQYKLSIVSDAIFTPGKNLRILLQEAGMYPYFDYFVFSDEIGVSKPHPAVFEAVARHFNIELQNIVHVGDRPHNDILGPQSVGARGVLLTAVKERPLDGACPDAICKKYEDLPRIIQEMDTES
- a CDS encoding endonuclease/exonuclease/phosphatase family protein translates to MKHFVFFVYLFFCFSVIFNVAFFTEQSYAEETIKVMTFNLRYGTAMDGANHWNKRKDVLVEVIKKYDPDLLGTQECLDFQATYIAEQIPSYSYVGRGREKDGSSEQTAIFYKKDLWDVLDTKYFWISETPEEPGSKSWDTVCTRIVTWLKLKHKPSGKEMLYINTHLDHKGETARQKGAEIICDRIKKEGINLPIIITGDFNAVGEKSEPWKIFINNGFNDSWLKTDEKSGPLTTWCGFKDPDLNSDYRIDWVLYQGPFHPLKCETVVYSKEGRYPSDHFPVVTVFKWDS